TCGTAGGTGCGCAGGGTGTCCCCGGTGGCGGGGTTGATGCTCGCGATCGCCATCTTCGGTCGCTCCTCCCGTTTTCCGTTGCGATTTCCGTCCCGCGCTCCCGGCGGGCGCCGCTCCGCAGCAGGAACGGGGCCGGTCAGGCGCCGCCGCAGTGCGCGTCGATCCGGTTCAGGTAGTCGGTCCAGGGCCAGTTGGCGCCCGGGTCGGTGCGGTTGTGCGGCTGGAGCTGCCCATGGGCGACGACGTGGAAGCGGTCGCGGGGGATGCCGTGCCGGCGGGTCACGTCGCACACCAGCCGGGCGGAGGCCTCGATCTGCGCCGCCGGCCACGATGTCTGCGAGGCGTATCCCGCGTGCTCGACGCCGACCGTGAAGTCGTTGGACTGCACCCCGTTCAGCAGCGCGCAGTCGTGGCCGCCGTTGAGCGAGCAGTCGTACCGCGCGCCGATGTGCCACGCCCGCCGCGACTCGGGGACGAGCTGCGTGATCTCGCCGCCGTCCTCCCGCACCACGTAGTGCGCGCTCACCCCGGACTGCGGGTTGGCGAGCCAGCTCCAGCACCCGGCGTACGAGCCCTCGCAGGTGTGGATGATCACCATGTGCACCCGGCCGGTCTCGCCGGAGGGCCGGCTGTTGTGGCTGGACGAGGGACGCTGCACCGCGCCCGCGTACCCGTCCGGGTTCGTGGGGGCGGGACCGCATGGGTCCACCGCCGCCGAGCGGGACGCGCCCGCGGCGGTGGAGCGCCCCGGGAGCGACGGGAGCACGGCGTCGTGCACGTAGCTCTCCCGCCCCTCGGCCGAAGCGATCCCGCTGAACCGCGCCAGGGCGGGCGCCCACGCCGCGGGGTCCGCGCCCCCGACGCCCAGCTCGCGGGCGTGCTCGCGGATCAGGGC
The genomic region above belongs to Longimicrobiaceae bacterium and contains:
- a CDS encoding N-acetylmuramoyl-L-alanine amidase, with product ALIREHARELGVGGADPAAWAPALARFSGIASAEGRESYVHDAVLPSLPGRSTAAGASRSAAVDPCGPAPTNPDGYAGAVQRPSSSHNSRPSGETGRVHMVIIHTCEGSYAGCWSWLANPQSGVSAHYVVREDGGEITQLVPESRRAWHIGARYDCSLNGGHDCALLNGVQSNDFTVGVEHAGYASQTSWPAAQIEASARLVCDVTRRHGIPRDRFHVVAHGQLQPHNRTDPGANWPWTDYLNRIDAHCGGA